In one Bdellovibrionota bacterium genomic region, the following are encoded:
- a CDS encoding transposase: MKSTQTNFLKNLNVSNKKSHGGLTEGKRKTARPISTKKWSHLVLKSKKAKGPLSLSHPKNMTQVKYILRKQASKHGVEITDYVNMGNHLHLKVKPHSRIGFQKFLKSTTAMIARKVTGARKGFKFGKFWDGLAFTRVIQSSYELFQLKGYFEANRLESRKGYQERLSYLNSFNAWLRSMRLQA; this comes from the coding sequence ATGAAATCAACACAAACAAATTTTCTTAAAAATCTTAATGTTTCTAATAAAAAATCTCACGGAGGCCTTACCGAAGGTAAAAGAAAAACCGCTCGTCCTATTTCCACCAAAAAGTGGTCTCATTTGGTTTTGAAATCTAAGAAAGCCAAAGGTCCCTTAAGCCTCTCTCATCCTAAAAATATGACACAAGTGAAATACATCCTAAGAAAACAAGCCTCAAAGCATGGCGTAGAGATTACTGATTACGTAAACATGGGAAATCATCTTCATTTAAAGGTAAAACCACATTCAAGAATAGGATTTCAGAAGTTTCTAAAATCAACCACGGCCATGATTGCAAGAAAAGTAACGGGAGCTAGGAAGGGGTTTAAGTTTGGAAAGTTCTGGGATGGTTTAGCATTCACTAGAGTGATTCAATCGAGTTATGAGTTATTTCAATTAAAAGGTTATTTTGAAGCTAATCGCTTAGAATCTAGAAAAGGATATCAAGAAAGGCTTTCTTACTTAA
- a CDS encoding DUF4105 domain-containing protein yields the protein MKAGFVQHLKIILQIILIFSVSTPAFSYERKLYDPFYEEVKKRQEHAARAERIIKEQELKRFKIKKAKELNFVRADTKIFLENLKTKPIYGIELLTAGSNINEIASAFGHSTIRLIMGEDPLEDIVIGPEAFIDDPDVEMGKGMMGGYTIIPRIMTFMDFLIQYHRGEYRSITRTIIPTTDLMRRNLISAFLDLNNRPLSYGKNGYKFKTNNCASIVFKLLSRANIINGNDNGTGSEEIEKLSLLSMVPALAPYTAPLGILTADTPKLIVNSLYDILYATTIPGAYIPAADVFFDEMKKNGSWFLGKKSEKWTKEDISIFPKLSTRALYMLYVGPIKMRKPLREYVISLLEQREIDLYDVYKMTSYNQKLYEICEDTACAKEQFEIIRKNWTKAERFQTAAIWGVSTNKKYDLKKYFKFYDFTDGYLSPNQVYNQYMQNLFVADLGRK from the coding sequence TTGAAAGCAGGATTTGTGCAGCACTTAAAAATTATACTTCAGATAATATTGATTTTTAGTGTGAGCACACCTGCTTTTTCCTATGAAAGAAAACTCTACGATCCTTTTTATGAAGAAGTAAAGAAAAGACAAGAGCACGCTGCCCGAGCTGAAAGAATAATAAAAGAGCAAGAGCTTAAACGTTTTAAAATAAAGAAGGCTAAAGAATTAAACTTTGTTCGAGCTGATACAAAAATATTTCTAGAAAATTTGAAAACTAAACCTATTTATGGAATCGAGCTTTTAACAGCTGGATCCAACATAAATGAAATCGCAAGTGCCTTTGGGCATTCCACGATCAGATTGATTATGGGGGAAGACCCTCTTGAAGATATAGTTATTGGCCCAGAGGCATTTATTGATGATCCTGATGTAGAGATGGGTAAAGGAATGATGGGTGGCTATACTATTATTCCTCGAATAATGACATTTATGGATTTTCTAATTCAATATCATCGTGGAGAGTATCGTTCTATAACACGAACAATTATTCCAACCACAGATCTTATGAGAAGAAATTTGATCAGTGCCTTTCTTGATCTTAATAATCGCCCTTTATCCTATGGAAAAAACGGTTATAAATTTAAAACTAACAATTGTGCATCCATCGTTTTTAAACTTTTAAGTCGAGCTAATATAATTAACGGTAACGATAATGGAACAGGATCTGAAGAAATAGAAAAATTATCTCTATTATCCATGGTCCCTGCTCTTGCACCTTACACGGCTCCGTTAGGAATATTAACGGCGGATACACCTAAACTAATTGTAAATTCTTTGTATGATATTCTCTATGCGACGACTATTCCCGGGGCTTATATACCTGCTGCCGATGTATTCTTCGATGAAATGAAAAAGAATGGAAGTTGGTTTTTAGGCAAAAAATCAGAAAAGTGGACAAAAGAGGATATTTCTATTTTTCCCAAACTCTCAACTAGAGCTTTATACATGCTTTATGTCGGTCCAATAAAAATGCGTAAACCCTTAAGAGAGTATGTAATCTCGTTATTAGAGCAAAGAGAAATTGATTTGTATGATGTTTATAAAATGACATCTTATAATCAAAAATTATATGAAATCTGTGAGGATACTGCCTGCGCTAAAGAGCAATTCGAAATCATTCGAAAAAATTGGACTAAAGCAGAAAGATTCCAGACTGCGGCTATTTGGGGAGTATCAACTAATAAAAAATATGACCTAAAAAAATATTTTAAATTTTATGATTTTACTGACGGATATTTATCACCAAATCAAGTTTACAATCAATATATGCAAAATCTTTTTGTAGCAGACCTTGGACGCAAATAA
- a CDS encoding HD domain-containing phosphohydrolase — MRKITKKNNMPRSVPVEDQSELQALLDVGKALSSEHETEKILDMILEEAINNTQSDGGSIYLIEKVPQDSMGGARPKFSHKLKFHKSLNKSLSYIQEYNKFMNIDNSSIAGYVALSTESITIKDCYELPKDTPFTFNYDFDKSYNYKTKSVLAVPIKTNKGRVVGVVQLVNKTKIYRRTTDPKNKKAQPISMENVIAYSSHDIRLMEAFASHAAVALENAKLTQDIEKLFDSFVKASVTAIESRDPSTSGHSDRVADLTCGMAEKVDASKLGIYKEINFSLQQMRELRYAALLHDFGKIGVKENVLLKAKKLYPYELESIMQRLDTIKYKNEATVWREIAEQATEVVEELKTLQEKPHICASSGCAHLVHTANDQKTQLAQALWKVDGFNRKIEQIRESIVKANESQVLQGDLNIKELVEFIETLSKNVNRTILMPEEKQRLLIPRGTLSPEERKEIESHVSHTFTFLYQIAWTDDLGGIPEIAHAHHEKLDGTGYPRGLKSDQIPIQSRMMTICDIYDALTAMDRAYKKSVSNERALDILNLEVKEGKLDKNLVDLFIESGVYKIVQNYKKKAAA, encoded by the coding sequence ATGAGAAAAATAACTAAGAAAAATAACATGCCTAGGTCAGTTCCTGTTGAAGATCAAAGTGAGTTACAAGCTCTCTTGGATGTAGGTAAAGCTTTATCCTCTGAACATGAGACCGAAAAAATTCTCGATATGATATTAGAAGAAGCCATCAACAACACTCAAAGTGATGGCGGTAGCATTTATTTGATCGAAAAAGTTCCACAAGATAGCATGGGTGGTGCTCGCCCTAAATTCAGCCACAAATTAAAATTCCATAAGAGTTTAAACAAAAGTTTATCTTATATCCAAGAATACAACAAATTCATGAACATCGATAACTCAAGCATCGCTGGTTACGTAGCTCTTTCTACAGAATCTATCACAATCAAAGATTGCTATGAACTTCCAAAAGATACGCCATTCACATTCAACTACGATTTTGACAAGAGTTACAATTACAAAACAAAATCTGTTCTCGCCGTTCCCATTAAGACAAACAAAGGCCGTGTTGTAGGCGTTGTGCAATTGGTGAATAAAACTAAAATTTACCGCAGAACAACAGATCCAAAGAACAAAAAAGCTCAACCGATTTCTATGGAAAACGTGATCGCTTATTCAAGCCATGACATCAGACTGATGGAAGCCTTCGCCTCTCATGCAGCCGTTGCCCTTGAGAATGCAAAACTAACCCAAGATATCGAAAAACTATTTGATAGTTTCGTAAAAGCATCAGTTACCGCCATCGAATCCAGAGATCCATCGACATCTGGTCATAGTGACCGTGTTGCAGATTTGACTTGTGGGATGGCGGAAAAAGTAGATGCTTCAAAATTAGGTATATATAAAGAAATCAATTTCTCTTTACAACAGATGAGAGAACTTCGTTACGCTGCCCTACTTCATGATTTTGGTAAAATCGGCGTAAAAGAAAATGTTCTCTTAAAAGCTAAAAAACTTTATCCTTATGAGCTTGAGAGCATCATGCAAAGACTTGATACCATCAAGTACAAGAACGAGGCTACAGTTTGGAGAGAGATTGCAGAGCAAGCTACAGAGGTGGTTGAAGAATTAAAAACTCTTCAAGAAAAGCCTCACATTTGTGCCTCTTCGGGCTGCGCTCATCTGGTGCACACTGCAAATGATCAAAAAACTCAACTGGCACAGGCTCTTTGGAAAGTGGATGGATTCAATAGAAAGATCGAACAAATCCGTGAATCTATTGTTAAGGCCAACGAGTCCCAAGTTCTTCAAGGTGATTTGAACATTAAAGAATTAGTGGAATTCATCGAAACTCTTTCTAAGAATGTGAATCGTACGATTTTAATGCCAGAAGAAAAGCAAAGATTATTGATTCCAAGAGGAACTCTTTCTCCAGAAGAAAGAAAAGAAATTGAATCTCACGTATCACATACCTTCACGTTTTTATATCAAATTGCTTGGACAGATGATTTAGGTGGTATTCCTGAAATTGCTCACGCCCATCACGAGAAATTGGATGGAACTGGCTACCCTCGTGGACTCAAATCAGATCAGATTCCAATTCAATCTAGAATGATGACAATCTGTGATATCTATGACGCCTTAACGGCAATGGATAGAGCTTATAAGAAATCAGTTTCTAATGAACGAGCACTTGATATTTTAAATCTTGAAGTCAAAGAAGGTAAACTCGACAAGAATCTTGTTGATCTATTTATCGAATCTGGCGTTTACAAGATCGTACAGAATTATAAGAAAAAAGCTGCTGCTTAA
- a CDS encoding peptide ABC transporter substrate-binding protein has product MAHIKTFSYKNLIVKISLIVAVMLLTTTALKAEEPVFKFFLTMSPQTLNPAHFYGTETTYLVSNLFRGLYRVDSKKGIVPEGAEKCSWDGLKLKCILNKNVKWSDGVSVKAQDYERAFRHLINPESKSREVAHLLKLKNAKKILEGSLKPEALGVTAQDDFNLIFEFETKDPEFIARLTSTVLVPWRVLPDIKRATEKNIEILVNGPYKLKNFNNKKAYLVKNDFYPFGNPSRPDVEIYYVEESSTGQNLFDLGKIDLVHQLVTAFIPKYKDKDMFNVLFSRFDYIGFGPELEGNIHFRKALAMSVDYEELKKLIYASGMPGCPSLTDTYIDKRQCYTFDVKAAQNELKKVPKELLEKKLTIKFSRASGEELSRIIEWYQNQWKKNLGVNIQIEMIEQGMYLQDLKTNTPALFRKGVVLDRPTCLSALETFQKDNVDNFIKFSNENYEKILKKLEFSENEKEKKKLCSAGIKILMDEYRIIPQGVLHYTMLKSDRFQGIEFNELNQLNLCNLRSTRSKR; this is encoded by the coding sequence ATGGCTCATATTAAGACTTTTAGCTATAAAAACTTGATCGTAAAAATCTCATTGATTGTTGCAGTAATGTTGCTGACGACAACAGCATTAAAAGCAGAAGAGCCAGTCTTTAAGTTTTTCTTAACTATGTCGCCCCAGACTCTCAACCCAGCTCATTTCTATGGAACAGAGACAACCTACTTAGTGTCTAACCTTTTTCGAGGGCTCTATAGAGTCGATAGCAAAAAAGGAATTGTTCCTGAGGGTGCTGAGAAATGCAGCTGGGATGGATTAAAGCTAAAATGCATATTGAATAAAAATGTAAAATGGAGCGATGGCGTTTCTGTAAAAGCTCAAGATTATGAAAGAGCCTTTAGGCATCTGATCAATCCAGAATCTAAAAGTCGTGAGGTCGCTCATCTTTTAAAACTTAAAAATGCGAAAAAAATATTGGAAGGTTCCTTAAAGCCTGAAGCCCTTGGTGTAACTGCTCAAGATGATTTTAATCTCATCTTTGAATTTGAGACCAAGGATCCTGAATTCATAGCCAGATTGACATCGACGGTTCTGGTTCCATGGAGAGTTCTTCCGGACATAAAAAGAGCCACAGAAAAAAATATAGAAATTTTGGTCAACGGTCCTTACAAGCTTAAAAACTTTAATAATAAAAAAGCTTATTTAGTAAAAAATGATTTTTATCCTTTTGGTAATCCCTCAAGACCTGACGTAGAAATTTATTATGTCGAGGAAAGCTCAACGGGACAGAATCTTTTTGATCTTGGAAAAATTGATTTGGTTCATCAACTGGTAACAGCTTTTATTCCTAAATATAAAGACAAAGATATGTTCAACGTACTTTTTTCTAGATTTGATTACATTGGATTTGGACCAGAGTTAGAGGGAAATATTCACTTTAGAAAAGCTCTTGCCATGAGTGTTGATTATGAAGAACTTAAAAAATTAATCTATGCCTCGGGCATGCCGGGCTGTCCAAGTCTTACAGATACCTACATTGATAAAAGACAATGTTACACTTTTGATGTGAAAGCTGCACAAAATGAACTCAAAAAAGTTCCTAAAGAATTATTAGAGAAGAAATTGACCATAAAATTCAGTCGTGCGAGTGGTGAAGAATTATCTCGCATTATTGAATGGTATCAAAACCAATGGAAAAAAAATCTAGGAGTTAATATTCAGATTGAAATGATTGAGCAAGGAATGTACCTACAAGATTTAAAAACCAATACTCCTGCCCTTTTTAGAAAAGGTGTGGTTCTGGATCGCCCAACTTGTCTTTCAGCTCTCGAAACCTTTCAAAAAGATAATGTGGATAATTTTATTAAATTCTCAAATGAAAATTATGAAAAAATTCTTAAAAAATTAGAATTTTCAGAAAATGAGAAAGAGAAGAAAAAACTGTGTTCTGCGGGTATTAAAATACTAATGGATGAGTATAGAATCATACCTCAGGGCGTTCTTCACTACACCATGTTGAAAAGCGATCGTTTTCAGGGAATTGAATTCAATGAATTGAATCAGCTCAATCTCTGTAATCTTAGATCGACTCGGAGTAAAAGATGA